CCAGTGCATTCACACTCAAGGGGAAATAAATAGCTAATCAAACCTATACAGATAGTAATTAGTGTTGATTATGGAATGCCTAATTCCTCTGTAGAAAAAGAAAGCTCTCAAGAGGCTTTTGTCGATATAAGATACTGGTGTTgttggtctggtgtggtgtgatCATTCcgctctttcttctccttctagAAAGTTCTCCGTCTGGTAagacccacccctccaccccggcCATGTACAAGTACCGCCCCTCCTTTGGCACCATCCCTAAAGTTCACTACCACGCCGCTGACGAGAAGGTCAGAACCAAAGGGCACTCCATGGCTTTTATTCATTCTGTATTAAATAATTCGCCAACAATTTACGTGAAGGTTACATTATCTACCATGTACCTTTTTATAGCAATTACAGGTACATTGGAATTGCTATGTAATGAAATGCTGATAAGTGTGGTATAGATTAGTGTGAGAAAACACTATACAGGGGATTGGTTGTAAGAGGATGTTGTACATAATCACCACAACATTTGAGATATAGACATATGTGTTCATTGAAATTACATCCCAACTGTGAAAGAATATTGAAAGAATTGTAAGACGCTTTCAAACTGTGCCAAAGGATGTTTTATTGAGTTGCATGTGTTCTTCAACGCCCACGtctctggtgtgtctgttcAGATCGTGATGCCCGACGACTGCAGGACGTCGGCCATCTTGGAGGAGGGCGGCGGCACCCGCGGCCACGACTACCGCTCGGAGCCCAACCTGGACCTGCCAGACTACCGCAACGCTCCCCTCCACCGCACCTtccagtcctctcccctccagctggACTCCTACCCCACCACCTCGCGCTCCCTCAGCCTGAAGCAGGCACACCGCcgggggggtgggaagggccagctcccctccctgcagccagAGGCGGTCCCCTTCACCCCCTACAAGAGCGTCTTCTCCCCCAACACCATGTCCAACCGCAACGGCAGCCTCTCCTACGACAGCCTCCtcgcccccagcctctcccaggggACCGCCAGCACCGCCGCCGACTGTGTGACCCACCCGGGGATGCCCTCCATGGGCTTCCACTCACCCTACCTGCCCACCAAAATGTGCCACATCCGGGGGCCCGAACTGCAGAGGCAGCTGCCTCCCACCTACAGCCCAGTGCTGACAGCCAGAGGGCTGGGCAGGCAGTCCCCCCATCCCAGGGACCCGTCCCCGGTGCGCTACGACAACCTCTCCAAGACCATCATGGCCTCCATCCAGGAACGGaagcagatggaggagagggagaagctgcaGGTGCTCCGAGGGcgtgcccaggcccaggcctacGCCTCGGACTCGGGCATGTTCGACAGCCCAGGAGGGTACGGCCTTCCCCAGGGCCCTTACTTCCCGGACGTGCCCCGCGGCCCCGGCTCCAGAGGCCAAACGCCCCCGGCCTACGGGGGGTCCCGGGACAACCTGATGGGGGTGGGCTTGGTGGGCTACGGGCAGCGGACCCCCATGCTGCGCTCGGGGGGCTCCACACTGGGCCGGGCCCCCAggacttcctccacctccctccacacggagcacagcagcagcagcggccGAGGTCCCGAGCCCCTCTACCGCTCCCCGGCCCACCAGCCCCACCAGTCCCCCGCCATGTCCCGCTCCCCCTCCTACACCCACCAGAAGGTCTCCTTCATCAGCGCCCTGGAGAGGACTGACTCTCCCCGCCTGGGGGGCCCAAGGTATGCTGTCTAGCTTCTCATCGCGTACCTTTGGCGGGCATgagctggggtgggggtggggaggttgtagggggggggggggggggggttgggtcctggcctggccccccctccccaaccaaaATCCCTGCAGCTCCTGCATGGTTGCTGCTCTGCATCTCAGACATGGAGCCAGAGAGCCCAGGCTGTGTTAGCGTCTGTGTTCTTGTCCAGCATGCTCCCATGTACAGTG
Above is a genomic segment from Osmerus mordax isolate fOsmMor3 chromosome 24, fOsmMor3.pri, whole genome shotgun sequence containing:
- the zdhhc8b gene encoding palmitoyltransferase ZDHHC8B, whose protein sequence is MPNSVGKRFKPTKYIPVSTAATLLVGSTTLFFVFTCPWLTKAISPAVPLYNGLVFLFVLANFSMATFMDPGVFPRADEDEDKDDDFRAPLYKNVEIKGIQVRMKWCATCHFYRPPRCSHCSVCDNCVEDFDHHCPWVNNCIGRRNYRYFFLFLLSLSIHMVGVFAFGLLFVLHHAEQLGTLHTTVTLVVMCVTGLFFIPVMGLTGFHMVLVARGRTTNEQVTGKFRGGVNPFTRGCCGNVKYVLCSPLAPRYTVDPRKKPPVSVQPPFLRPDLSDRLVTIKVSDNGIHGSTIIRSKSKISLDGLEDKEPQQPPLPPKADRYNQLKNQFTSSEESSPSGKTHPSTPAMYKYRPSFGTIPKVHYHAADEKIVMPDDCRTSAILEEGGGTRGHDYRSEPNLDLPDYRNAPLHRTFQSSPLQLDSYPTTSRSLSLKQAHRRGGGKGQLPSLQPEAVPFTPYKSVFSPNTMSNRNGSLSYDSLLAPSLSQGTASTAADCVTHPGMPSMGFHSPYLPTKMCHIRGPELQRQLPPTYSPVLTARGLGRQSPHPRDPSPVRYDNLSKTIMASIQERKQMEEREKLQVLRGRAQAQAYASDSGMFDSPGGYGLPQGPYFPDVPRGPGSRGQTPPAYGGSRDNLMGVGLVGYGQRTPMLRSGGSTLGRAPRTSSTSLHTEHSSSSGRGPEPLYRSPAHQPHQSPAMSRSPSYTHQKVSFISALERTDSPRLGGPREAMMQSKVNGQMDCHLGAAPCSVQGPPLSPSRHGNVKKMTGVGGTTYEISV